One genomic segment of Hordeum vulgare subsp. vulgare chromosome 2H, MorexV3_pseudomolecules_assembly, whole genome shotgun sequence includes these proteins:
- the LOC123428366 gene encoding 2-methylpropanoate--CoA ligase CCL4-like → MEKLGANPANSCPLTPLGFIERAATVYGDCPSVVYGDTVFTWSQTHRRCLRLASALASLGVSRRDVVSVLLPNVPAMYEAHFGVPMSGAVLNSINTRLDARTVSVLLRHSGSRLILVDPALVPVLGEALRLLPPGHPAPRVVLVEDPQEKDFSPAPAAALTYEKLLEMGDPEFRWVRPASEWDPMILNYTSGTTSAPKGVVHCHRGIFVVTMDSLVSWSVPEQPTYLWTLPMFHANGWSFPWGMAVVGGTNVCLRRVDAAEVYDTIARRGVTHLCGAPVVLNMLANAPEGVRRPLPGKVHILTAGAPPPAAVLGRTEAIGFDVSHGYGLTETAGLVLLCAWKGEWNKLPASERARLKARQGVRTPGMAEVDIVDGETGRSVPRDGATMGEIVLRGGCVTMGYFKDEDATRAAIRDDGWFYTGDVGVMHPDGYLEIRDRSKDVIISGGENISSVEVESLLYGHPAVNEAAVVARPDEFWGETPCAFVSLKEGAGGAVTAAEVIAWSRERMPGYMVPKTVVFRAELPKTSTGKIQKYVLRNLAKEMGPTRRGVSSKM, encoded by the exons ATGGAGAAGCTCGGCGCCAACCCGGCCAACTCCTGCCCGCTGACGCCGCTGGGCTTCATCGAGCGCGCCGCCACCGTGTACGGCGACTGCCCTTCCGTCGTCTACGGGGACACCGTCTTCACCTGGTCCCAGACCCACCGCCGCTGCCTCCGCCTCGCCTCCGCGCTCGCCTCCCTCGGCGTCTCCCGCCGCGACGTC GTATCGGTGCTGCTGCCGAACGTGCCGGCCATGTACGAGGCGCACTTCGGGGTGCCCATGAGCGGCGCCGTGCTCAACAGCATCAACACCCGCCTCGACGCGCGCACCGTCTCCGTCCTGCTCCGCCACTCGGGGTCCAGGCTCATCCTCGTCGACCCGGCGCTGGTGCCGGTGCTCGGCGAGGCGCTCCGTCTCCTCCCGCCGGGCCACCCGGCGCCGCGCGTGGTGCTCGTCGAGGACCCCCAGGAGAAGGACTTCTCTCCCGCGCCCGCCGCGGCCCTGACGTACGAGAAGCTGCTGGAGATGGGCGACCCCGAGTTCAGGTGGGTCCGGCCGGCCAGCGAGTGGGACCCCATGATACTCAACTACACCTCCGGCACCACGTCGGCGCCCAAGGGGGTCGTGCACTGCCACCGCGGCATCTTCGTGGTCACCATGGACTCGCTCGTCTCCTGGTCCGTGCCGGAGCAGCCGACGTACCTGTGGACGCTGCCCATGTTCCACGCCAACGGCTGGAGCTTCCCGTGGGGGATGGCCGTGGTGGGCGGCACCAACGTCTGCCTCCGCCGCGTCGACGCCGCCGAGGTCTACGACACCATCGCCCGCCGCGGGGTCACGCACCTCTGCGGCGCGCCAGTCGTGCTCAACATGCTGGCCAACGCGCCCGAGGGCGTGCGGAGGCCGCTGCCGGGGAAGGTGCATATCCTTACGGCTGGCGCGCCGCCGCCGGCTGCGGTGCTGGGCCGCACGGAGGCCATCGGGTTCGACGTCAGCCACGGGTACGGGCTGACGGAGACGGCTGGGCTGGTGCTGTTGTGCGCGTGGAAGGGCGAGTGGAACAAGCTGCCGGCGTCGGAGCGCGCGCGGCTCAAGGCGAGGCAGGGCGTTCGCACGCCCGGCATGGCCGAGGTGGACATCGTGGACGGCGAGACCGGCCGCAGCGTGCCGCGGGACGGCGCCACCATGGGCGAAATCGTGCTCCGTGGCGGGTGCGTCACCATGGGCTACTTCAAGGACGAGGACGCCACCAGGGCGGCCATCCGGGACGACGGGTGGTTCTACACGGGGGACGTGGGCGTGATGCACCCGGACGGGTACCTGGAGATCCGCGACCGGTCCAAGGACGTGATCATCAGCGGCGGCGAGAACATCAGCAGCGTGGAGGTGGAGTCGCTGCTCTACGGCCACCCTGCGGTGAACGAGGCGGCGGTGGTAGCACGGCCGGACGAGTTCTGGGGGGAGACGCCGTGCGCGTTCGTGAGCCTCAAGGAGGGCGCCGGCGGCGCGGTGACCGCGGCGGAGGTGATCGCGTGGAGCCGGGAGCGCATGCCCGGGTACATGGTGCCCAAGACCGTGGTGTTCCGCGCCGAGCTGCCCAAGACGTCCACCGGCAAGATTCAGAAGTACGTGCTCCGGAACCTCGCCAAGGAGATGGGCCCAACCCGCAGGGGCGTCAGCAGCAAGATGTAG